One genomic window of Corynebacterium sp. sy039 includes the following:
- a CDS encoding RNA helicase, with amino-acid sequence MTTKHLDFFQSSLSFSMDDFQVRGCELIEEGENVLVCAPTGAGKTIVGEFAVSLALAQGTKCFYTTPIKALSNQKYHDLVADHGAENIGLLTGDVSINHDADVLVMTTEVLRNMIYVQSETLTRLSHVVMDEIHFLSDKTRGAVWEEAILGLDQDVCLIGLSATVSNSEEFGRWLHSVRGSTSVIVSEHRPVPLKQWMLVDKRLHQLFDDDGVSVNERLQRHVAKLEEKGFSANSHAKAGGFRSRSAHTNGIEKFSAHAQRKNHHAFQPLSRPDVLKILNEQNMLPAITFIFSRSGCDSALYQCLRARFSLTTTEQAQEIARIVDRAVADIPKEDLRVLDFSRWKTALQRGFATHHAGMLPAFRHVVEELFSKGLVRAVFATETLALGVNMPARTVVLEKLVKFNGESHVELSPGQYTQLVGRAGRRGIDTIGHAVVMWAPALDPKTVTELASTRTYPLNSTFAPGYNMAVNLLGTIGFEPAHRLLEKSFAQYQADGSVVSEVREREQAEQNEKEWAEKLHKLIQSMAPPSEHPEQELLEYIQLRRTLKDAEKQAKKQAGIEREKEVIRSLSRLKLGQVIALPTKKRPVLAVVVQPAKDNHDPHPWVTMESGWSGKISADSLRMPPIIVGTMSLPRLAIARPRKGAASVVRAFARHHFDRPKKMKLEAKARSNRRVLALRTQLRQSPVHYWADLEAAVLLGEKLLKARRTVAYLSEKISSAKDTLGHTFDRIIELLAELDYVEFVEDSSSGTRLPQITDEGTRLAHIHTESDLLVAQCLKRGIWNELDPAELAGVASMCCFENRKETRGQHRQTVQAASEAMENAMNNTIRLWDALSTDERRYRLPITRFPDAGFALAIHQWTAGAPLDYCLAAAAESGAELSPGDFVRYARQVVDLLEQIRTTAYTDEMRYSARQAADAIRRGVVAIGD; translated from the coding sequence ATGACCACTAAGCATTTAGATTTTTTTCAATCTTCTCTGTCATTCTCCATGGATGATTTCCAGGTTCGTGGTTGTGAACTGATTGAAGAGGGAGAAAATGTTTTAGTATGTGCGCCTACTGGTGCAGGAAAAACAATCGTCGGTGAATTTGCAGTTTCGTTAGCTTTAGCACAAGGCACAAAATGCTTTTACACCACACCGATTAAAGCGCTCAGTAATCAAAAATATCACGATCTTGTTGCAGATCATGGTGCAGAAAACATTGGTTTATTGACTGGTGATGTATCCATCAATCATGATGCTGATGTTCTTGTTATGACCACAGAAGTATTGCGCAATATGATCTATGTGCAGTCGGAGACGCTGACACGACTTAGCCATGTTGTCATGGACGAGATCCATTTTCTCTCAGATAAAACTCGTGGCGCAGTCTGGGAAGAAGCAATTTTAGGTCTTGATCAGGATGTATGCCTTATTGGTTTATCAGCGACAGTGAGTAATTCTGAAGAATTCGGGCGCTGGCTCCATAGCGTTCGCGGCAGTACGTCAGTTATTGTCAGCGAACATCGACCAGTTCCGTTAAAACAATGGATGCTCGTCGACAAGCGCTTGCATCAATTATTCGATGATGATGGTGTCAGCGTTAATGAGCGGTTGCAGCGACACGTCGCTAAGTTGGAAGAAAAGGGTTTCTCGGCTAATTCGCACGCTAAAGCTGGCGGATTTCGTTCCCGAAGTGCTCACACTAATGGCATAGAAAAATTCTCAGCGCATGCACAACGCAAAAACCACCATGCCTTTCAGCCATTAAGCCGGCCTGATGTATTAAAAATATTGAATGAGCAAAATATGCTGCCGGCCATCACGTTTATTTTTTCGCGTAGTGGCTGTGACAGTGCGTTATATCAGTGTTTGAGGGCACGGTTTTCGCTCACTACGACTGAGCAGGCACAAGAAATCGCTCGTATCGTTGATAGAGCTGTTGCAGATATCCCAAAAGAGGATCTGAGAGTTCTTGATTTTTCTCGCTGGAAAACTGCTTTACAGCGTGGTTTTGCTACCCATCATGCTGGAATGCTACCGGCATTTCGTCATGTTGTGGAGGAATTATTCAGCAAAGGGCTTGTGCGTGCCGTGTTTGCAACAGAGACATTGGCGCTTGGGGTGAATATGCCAGCACGTACTGTGGTGTTAGAAAAACTGGTGAAATTCAATGGCGAATCTCATGTTGAATTATCCCCAGGTCAATATACACAACTGGTAGGGCGTGCTGGTCGACGCGGAATCGATACTATCGGACACGCAGTTGTCATGTGGGCACCGGCTCTAGATCCGAAAACTGTTACTGAACTAGCCTCTACCAGGACTTATCCTCTCAACTCTACTTTTGCACCGGGCTATAATATGGCGGTAAATTTGCTGGGCACTATTGGATTTGAGCCAGCACATCGGTTATTAGAAAAATCTTTCGCCCAGTATCAGGCAGATGGTTCAGTGGTAAGCGAAGTACGTGAACGTGAACAAGCTGAACAGAATGAAAAAGAGTGGGCAGAAAAGTTGCATAAGCTCATTCAATCAATGGCTCCGCCTAGTGAGCACCCTGAACAGGAGCTTTTAGAATATATCCAATTGCGTCGTACGCTCAAAGATGCAGAAAAGCAGGCGAAAAAACAAGCTGGTATTGAGCGCGAAAAAGAGGTTATTCGTAGTTTATCCAGGTTGAAGCTGGGGCAAGTTATTGCTTTGCCAACAAAGAAACGACCAGTGCTTGCTGTGGTCGTGCAACCTGCTAAAGATAATCACGATCCTCATCCTTGGGTCACAATGGAATCTGGTTGGTCAGGGAAAATCTCGGCAGATAGTTTACGAATGCCACCGATTATTGTTGGGACCATGTCGTTGCCGCGCTTGGCTATTGCACGCCCGAGAAAAGGTGCTGCAAGTGTGGTGAGAGCTTTTGCACGGCATCATTTTGATCGTCCCAAAAAGATGAAGCTAGAGGCAAAAGCTCGATCAAATCGCAGAGTTCTTGCCTTGCGTACCCAGCTACGCCAAAGCCCTGTTCATTATTGGGCTGATTTGGAGGCAGCAGTTTTATTGGGTGAAAAGCTACTGAAGGCGCGTCGCACAGTTGCATATCTATCTGAAAAAATTTCTTCAGCCAAAGATACTCTTGGACACACTTTTGACCGCATTATCGAGTTACTGGCGGAACTAGACTATGTTGAGTTCGTTGAAGATAGCAGCAGCGGCACACGCCTACCACAGATTACCGATGAAGGAACACGGCTCGCGCACATACATACTGAATCAGATTTGCTTGTGGCACAGTGTCTCAAGCGGGGTATTTGGAATGAACTTGATCCTGCAGAACTTGCTGGTGTGGCGAGTATGTGCTGTTTTGAGAATCGTAAAGAGACTCGTGGACAACATAGGCAAACAGTTCAGGCTGCCAGTGAAGCAATGGAAAATGCTATGAACAATACGATTAGATTGTGGGATGCGTTAAGCACCGATGAGCGTCGTTATCGCTTGCCCATAACTCGTTTTCCCGATGCGGGTTTTGCTTTGGCTATTCATCAATGGACTGCAGGTGCGCCTTTGGATTATTGTTTGGCTGCTGCAGCCGAATCAGGAGCCGAGCTCAGCCCTGGTGATTTTGTTCGTTACGCACGCCAAGTTGTTGATCTTTTAGAACAGATACGTACTACTGCATACACCGATGAAATGCGCTATAGTGCACGACAAGCAGCAGATGCTATTCGACGTGGTGTAGTAGCCATCGGTGATTAA
- a CDS encoding YafY family protein translates to MNLVFAFLNAEKSGQSYLTTKWIIDHVAGYSKDEHNRPRSQKTAEKLVERDRNVLVKVGVPIETISINSQVAYRLQADAYHLPHIDFTPEEATVLALAGQIGMGDELAAFSRSGWTKIAATGVERDIKAKVALTAINDWSSLSAQSLDVILSAVQDHGRLSFLYTSSHAYEPQERWLDPWGLVNMGDRLYLVGFDVDREDVRAFRTKKLSEITTLEMNKQHISVYGEFHHAPEGINLQEIVEKQLRGTRKIIDATCRIAHNAENEITLRAQKKENDLCELHDVDRDWLVRTAAALAPEVIVCSPADVVADVRALLQCALDPSQKGENCG, encoded by the coding sequence GTGAATCTTGTCTTTGCTTTTCTGAATGCAGAAAAATCAGGTCAATCATATTTGACTACTAAATGGATTATCGATCATGTTGCTGGTTATAGCAAAGATGAACATAATAGACCGCGCTCGCAGAAAACAGCAGAGAAACTCGTCGAGCGTGATAGAAATGTGCTGGTTAAAGTAGGGGTTCCGATTGAAACCATTTCGATTAATTCGCAGGTTGCTTATCGACTGCAGGCAGATGCATATCACTTACCTCATATTGACTTCACCCCGGAAGAAGCTACGGTTCTCGCTCTTGCTGGACAAATCGGAATGGGCGATGAGCTCGCTGCTTTTTCGCGTTCTGGCTGGACAAAAATCGCTGCTACTGGCGTGGAAAGAGATATAAAAGCAAAAGTAGCATTGACTGCCATTAATGATTGGAGCTCTTTGTCAGCACAATCACTCGACGTCATCCTATCTGCTGTGCAGGATCATGGTCGGTTGTCTTTTCTCTATACATCTTCTCATGCTTATGAGCCGCAAGAGCGTTGGCTTGATCCTTGGGGGCTGGTCAATATGGGCGATCGACTCTATCTTGTTGGCTTTGATGTAGATAGAGAGGATGTACGGGCTTTTCGTACCAAAAAACTTTCTGAGATCACTACACTGGAAATGAACAAGCAGCATATCAGTGTATATGGCGAGTTTCATCATGCTCCTGAGGGGATAAATCTGCAGGAGATCGTCGAAAAGCAATTGCGTGGCACAAGAAAAATTATTGATGCTACTTGTCGTATTGCACATAATGCTGAAAATGAAATAACGCTGCGCGCACAGAAGAAAGAGAATGATCTTTGTGAGCTTCACGACGTCGATCGCGATTGGTTAGTGCGCACAGCAGCTGCCTTAGCACCAGAGGTTATTGTATGCTCGCCTGCTGATGTCGTCGCTGATGTTCGTGCACTATTACAGTGTGCTCTTGATCCCAGCCAAAAGGGAGAAAACTGTGGCTAA
- a CDS encoding ubiquitin-like protein Pup, which translates to MAGTQINHHSGNSGDADENAGELNNTQISINTTGVDDLLDEIDGLLEANAEEFVRSYVQKGGE; encoded by the coding sequence ATGGCTGGGACACAGATTAATCACCACTCTGGTAACTCAGGTGATGCCGACGAAAATGCTGGAGAGCTCAACAACACACAAATATCAATCAACACTACAGGCGTTGATGACTTATTAGATGAAATTGATGGTCTACTCGAGGCTAATGCAGAAGAGTTTGTCCGCTCCTATGTACAAAAAGGTGGAGAATAA
- a CDS encoding YafY family protein has product MAKSYKKLEDLVRMLNLIPYFKAHPGRSVMEAAADLGMQNKQLLEDLNSLFCCGPGSLPDELVDMDSSFRAVEIINSQGMDQPLRLTQTEAGALLLSLEYLESVPGLVDASAVRSAAHKLRQAMGDDVSGVFDTKIATDTSTEIEKTMGTIQEAMMEHKQIIFDYLPADQSKEKKQRVVSPIRIFTHDLHSYLCAWEDSVADTRNFRLDRIHHVEISDDKAKNSSDFNFDDSDPFGYAAVATQATLIFHDHAVWLADTIPGAFGNWERYQGKQCYVVQVPIISQQWLVQFLLSNAKDVYAIEPSSLLDAVRKQAHQGLAAYNGA; this is encoded by the coding sequence GTGGCTAAATCGTATAAAAAACTTGAAGACCTTGTGCGGATGCTTAATCTCATTCCATATTTTAAGGCGCATCCGGGAAGATCAGTCATGGAAGCGGCTGCTGATTTGGGTATGCAGAATAAACAGCTACTTGAGGATCTCAATAGTCTTTTTTGTTGCGGTCCAGGTTCTCTTCCTGATGAATTAGTCGATATGGACTCAAGTTTTCGTGCAGTAGAGATCATTAATTCTCAAGGGATGGATCAGCCACTTCGCCTTACTCAGACAGAAGCAGGAGCTTTGCTTTTATCCTTGGAGTATTTGGAGTCAGTTCCTGGCTTAGTCGATGCCTCTGCGGTACGCAGTGCTGCGCATAAGTTACGTCAAGCGATGGGCGATGATGTTTCTGGTGTTTTTGATACAAAGATTGCTACTGATACATCCACTGAGATAGAGAAAACTATGGGGACTATTCAAGAAGCAATGATGGAGCACAAACAAATTATTTTTGATTATCTGCCCGCAGATCAGTCCAAAGAAAAGAAGCAACGAGTAGTAAGTCCTATACGCATCTTTACCCATGACTTGCATTCTTATCTGTGTGCGTGGGAGGACAGCGTAGCTGATACCCGTAATTTTCGACTTGATCGCATTCATCATGTAGAGATAAGCGACGACAAGGCAAAGAATAGTTCAGACTTTAATTTCGACGACAGTGATCCTTTTGGATACGCAGCTGTGGCAACTCAAGCAACACTGATTTTTCATGATCATGCAGTATGGTTGGCAGACACTATCCCTGGTGCTTTTGGAAATTGGGAGCGCTATCAAGGAAAGCAATGCTATGTAGTGCAGGTGCCTATTATTTCGCAACAATGGCTGGTGCAATTTTTGCTGAGCAATGCTAAAGATGTCTATGCAATTGAGCCTAGTAGTTTACTTGACGCGGTTCGTAAACAGGCACATCAAGGCTTAGCAGCATACAATGGCGCATAA
- the tatA gene encoding Sec-independent protein translocase subunit TatA: MGSLGAPEIIIIVLVIALLFGAKRLPDAARSLGRSMRILKSEVKEMGKDDEQQPKQIAQPVVSDQHTYQPQNNLTNHNSIQPQPQQNTPEQ; the protein is encoded by the coding sequence GTGGGTTCTCTCGGTGCACCAGAAATTATTATCATTGTTCTTGTTATTGCTTTGCTCTTTGGTGCCAAAAGACTGCCAGATGCAGCACGCTCTTTGGGGCGTTCCATGCGTATCCTCAAATCTGAGGTAAAAGAAATGGGCAAAGACGACGAGCAGCAACCTAAGCAAATCGCTCAACCTGTGGTATCAGATCAACATACATACCAGCCGCAAAATAATCTCACAAATCATAATTCTATTCAGCCACAGCCTCAGCAAAATACTCCTGAGCAATAA
- the arc gene encoding proteasome ATPase — MSIPLNSHTDSTRPGSHNSDSSSAELQRTVNELVQRNQKLAQLLKASRDKLSVLTAQVEELATPPSTYGTFLELSPSSTTTSSTTAEVFTAGRKMRLAISPSVDTSALVAGVQVRLGEANQIVEVCEFSTTGELATLSEMVGYERALVADNNGEEKIVRLAAPLLDGMCRRPRAGDTLLVDPKAGYAFEIIPKTEVAKLALEEIPDVSYKDIGGLAKQIEQIHDAVELPFTYPELYQAYNLHPPKGILLYGPPGCGKTLIAKAVAHSLSQRVGNGTNSYFINVKGPELLNKYVGETERRIRLIFERARELAEDGRPVIIFFDEMESIFRTRGSGVSSDMETTVVPQLLTEIDGVEALSNVIVIGATNREELIDPAILRPGRLDVKIKVGRPSKENARDIFTRHLTSAIPLAHNVPSIDYLIDNTVDKLFSDNPYVELTLVTGEKELLHYRDFVSGAMIANIIDRAKKNAIKQHIQGTEKGMTLQHLLDAVETEMQESEDLPNTSNPDEWARIIGRGGTHIVHARVVGR; from the coding sequence ATGAGTATTCCCCTCAACTCGCACACCGACAGTACACGTCCTGGTTCGCACAATAGTGATTCTAGCTCTGCAGAATTGCAGCGCACTGTCAATGAACTTGTGCAACGTAACCAAAAGCTAGCACAACTACTCAAGGCTTCACGGGATAAACTCAGTGTGCTCACTGCACAAGTGGAGGAATTAGCTACTCCGCCCTCCACATATGGCACATTCTTAGAACTCTCTCCATCTTCAACGACAACATCTTCCACAACAGCCGAAGTATTTACTGCTGGTCGAAAAATGCGATTAGCTATTTCGCCTTCAGTAGATACATCTGCGTTAGTAGCAGGGGTACAAGTTCGTCTAGGAGAAGCAAACCAGATTGTTGAGGTTTGTGAATTTAGCACTACAGGGGAACTAGCGACGCTCAGCGAAATGGTGGGATATGAGCGTGCTCTTGTAGCGGATAATAATGGTGAAGAAAAAATAGTGCGCCTTGCTGCACCTTTATTAGACGGTATGTGTCGTCGTCCCAGAGCTGGCGATACTCTATTAGTTGATCCTAAAGCAGGCTATGCCTTTGAGATCATTCCGAAAACAGAAGTGGCTAAATTAGCTTTAGAAGAAATACCTGATGTTAGTTATAAGGATATTGGCGGGCTAGCCAAGCAAATTGAGCAAATCCATGACGCAGTGGAACTCCCGTTTACTTATCCAGAGCTCTACCAAGCCTACAATCTACACCCGCCCAAAGGAATTTTGCTCTATGGGCCACCCGGCTGCGGCAAAACACTCATTGCCAAAGCAGTAGCGCATTCCTTATCGCAACGCGTAGGCAACGGAACAAACAGCTATTTCATCAATGTAAAAGGACCTGAATTACTCAATAAATACGTTGGCGAAACCGAAAGACGCATTCGACTCATTTTCGAGCGTGCACGTGAACTCGCCGAAGACGGTCGCCCAGTCATTATCTTCTTTGATGAAATGGAGTCCATTTTCCGCACTCGCGGTTCGGGAGTCAGTTCTGATATGGAAACAACTGTTGTCCCACAGCTACTCACTGAAATTGACGGGGTAGAAGCACTATCAAATGTCATTGTTATTGGTGCTACAAACCGTGAAGAATTAATTGACCCGGCAATTTTGCGACCAGGACGTTTGGACGTGAAGATAAAGGTAGGACGCCCAAGCAAAGAAAACGCCCGAGACATTTTCACTAGACATCTCACAAGCGCTATCCCACTTGCTCACAACGTACCAAGCATTGATTATCTCATTGATAACACCGTCGATAAGCTTTTTAGCGATAATCCTTATGTCGAATTGACTCTGGTCACGGGAGAAAAAGAATTATTGCACTATCGGGATTTTGTATCCGGTGCCATGATCGCCAATATCATTGATCGCGCGAAGAAAAATGCCATTAAGCAGCACATACAAGGCACAGAAAAAGGCATGACTCTACAACATCTTCTTGACGCCGTAGAAACAGAAATGCAAGAAAGTGAGGATCTGCCCAATACGAGCAATCCAGATGAATGGGCTCGTATCATTGGGCGTGGTGGCACTCACATAGTTCATGCGCGAGTAGTAGGGCGATAA
- the tatC gene encoding twin-arginine translocase subunit TatC — translation MSETTASKKRSWRKKKTSDGSMELIEHFQELRQRLIKCICALFVGLIIGYIWYQHSLFFIPSLGDIMLKPYCALPVDKRAFSGADGQCRFLATAPFDMIMLRIKMGAIAGAVLVSPIFFYQIWSFITPGLMKNERRWARRYVSCAVLLFLAGCALAYAVLFFGLELLLTIGDKFQTAALTGKDYFSFVLNMFLLFGISFQVPLLLVLLNQAGLLSYKAVSKRRDITWILLAIFAAFMTPGQDPYGMVILAVTLCIMVEFSFQIMRLNDKRRKKDRPDWLDTADDTASSLAPTTHEGADEHNTADSFDSSIPPAQPIKRPQPIAEPSEDIHTSGTDHSTNNSHISHPFDDVI, via the coding sequence ATGTCTGAAACTACTGCGTCTAAAAAACGTAGCTGGCGAAAAAAGAAAACATCCGATGGCTCCATGGAGCTTATAGAGCATTTTCAAGAACTGCGTCAGCGGTTAATTAAATGTATCTGTGCCCTTTTTGTAGGATTAATCATCGGTTATATCTGGTATCAGCATTCTTTATTTTTTATTCCTAGCCTTGGCGACATTATGCTCAAACCCTATTGCGCCTTACCCGTTGATAAAAGAGCATTTAGCGGAGCAGACGGGCAATGTCGTTTTTTGGCTACAGCACCTTTTGACATGATAATGCTCCGGATCAAAATGGGGGCAATCGCTGGAGCGGTACTGGTATCACCCATATTTTTCTATCAAATTTGGTCTTTCATTACTCCTGGTTTGATGAAGAATGAGCGTCGTTGGGCAAGGCGCTACGTCAGCTGTGCAGTGTTGCTATTTCTCGCTGGTTGTGCACTTGCATATGCAGTGTTGTTCTTTGGTCTTGAACTCTTACTTACTATTGGCGATAAGTTCCAAACGGCAGCGCTAACCGGAAAGGATTATTTTTCCTTCGTCCTCAATATGTTTTTATTGTTTGGTATCAGTTTTCAAGTGCCACTATTACTGGTGCTACTCAATCAGGCAGGATTACTCAGTTACAAAGCAGTAAGTAAGCGACGTGACATCACGTGGATTTTATTAGCAATTTTCGCTGCTTTTATGACACCGGGACAAGATCCATATGGCATGGTCATCCTCGCAGTCACGCTATGTATTATGGTGGAGTTTTCTTTTCAGATCATGCGCCTTAATGATAAGCGAAGAAAGAAAGACCGACCTGATTGGCTTGATACTGCAGATGATACAGCTTCATCGCTAGCACCTACTACACACGAAGGTGCTGATGAACACAATACAGCAGATTCTTTTGACTCCAGTATTCCTCCCGCACAGCCCATTAAGCGTCCTCAGCCTATTGCAGAGCCGAGTGAAGATATCCATACCTCCGGCACAGATCATTCCACCAACAATAGCCATATATCCCATCCATTTGATGATGTTATCTAA
- the pafA gene encoding Pup--protein ligase — protein sequence MGLETEYGITCVSDGAQQLSADEVARYMFRPVIERWGSSNIYHPNASRLYLDVGSHPEIATAECDSIDQLIAYDRAGDLIVDELARETEKTLALQGKTARVFLFKNNLDSQGNSYGCHENYLISRDAVIKTLAKKFLGFLVTRQLIAGAGSIKNGQFRLSQRADHVWEGISSATTRSRPIINTRDEPHADSSRFRRLHVIVGDSSMSEVTTALKIGTTLLVLEMIEADFELADVELGESIAVIRDIAADPTGNTPVQLADGTTCSALELQTRYLRAAQRWLNHRQESYPGTSNVDMQRIVGLWEKVLNAMSKEDYAALEKDVDWAIKLSLLRSYQQRLGLAPHDFSHPKLAQIDLAYHDIRPGRGLFKLLEHKGIAHRWLESEQVMYAYNHAPQTTRAHLRGQFLSAAQKYNAEFSVDWLRLKVNRPEPQVVELADPFANSDTRVDDLIAYMQMHDQPESQSS from the coding sequence ATGGGGCTAGAAACAGAGTATGGTATTACCTGTGTAAGCGATGGTGCACAGCAATTGAGTGCTGATGAAGTGGCTCGGTATATGTTTCGTCCAGTTATTGAGCGGTGGGGAAGTTCTAATATCTATCACCCGAATGCTTCTCGGCTTTATTTGGATGTAGGATCACATCCAGAAATAGCGACAGCAGAATGCGATAGCATCGATCAGCTTATCGCTTATGATCGGGCTGGTGATCTCATCGTCGATGAGCTTGCGCGTGAAACAGAAAAAACTTTAGCACTACAGGGAAAAACTGCACGAGTATTTCTGTTTAAGAATAATCTTGACTCACAAGGTAATAGTTATGGTTGCCACGAAAATTATCTCATCAGTCGTGATGCAGTAATTAAGACATTGGCAAAAAAATTCCTTGGGTTTTTAGTTACTCGCCAACTAATTGCTGGTGCGGGAAGCATTAAAAATGGACAATTTCGCCTTTCACAACGCGCTGATCATGTGTGGGAGGGAATCTCCAGTGCCACGACACGCTCGCGCCCTATCATCAATACTCGCGACGAACCTCATGCGGATTCTTCTCGTTTTCGTCGATTGCACGTCATTGTTGGTGATTCTTCTATGTCTGAAGTCACCACTGCACTCAAGATTGGCACAACGCTATTGGTCTTGGAGATGATTGAGGCAGATTTTGAGCTAGCAGACGTAGAACTTGGAGAATCCATCGCAGTGATTCGTGATATTGCTGCTGATCCTACAGGTAATACCCCTGTTCAACTGGCTGATGGGACTACGTGCAGCGCGCTAGAATTGCAAACACGATATCTACGTGCTGCGCAGCGTTGGCTAAACCATCGTCAAGAATCTTATCCAGGTACCAGTAACGTAGATATGCAGCGCATTGTAGGCTTATGGGAAAAAGTGCTTAATGCAATGAGCAAAGAAGACTATGCTGCTTTAGAAAAAGATGTCGATTGGGCGATTAAATTATCACTATTGCGCAGCTATCAACAACGTTTGGGGCTGGCTCCGCATGATTTTTCACATCCCAAACTTGCCCAAATTGACTTGGCTTATCACGACATTCGACCTGGTAGAGGTCTTTTTAAGTTATTGGAGCATAAAGGAATTGCGCACCGTTGGCTAGAGTCAGAACAGGTCATGTATGCCTATAATCATGCTCCTCAGACAACACGAGCTCATCTTCGTGGGCAGTTTCTTAGCGCTGCTCAAAAATATAATGCAGAGTTTTCAGTGGATTGGTTGCGGTTAAAAGTCAATAGACCAGAACCACAAGTAGTGGAATTAGCAGATCCTTTTGCTAATAGCGACACGCGTGTTGACGACTTGATAGCGTATATGCAGATGCATGATCAACCTGAATCACAGTCATCATGA
- the dop gene encoding depupylase/deamidase Dop, with amino-acid sequence MTRFLGTETEYGIVAPSHAALSPIITSTHLVVAFGMAKRCATGARWDFASEHPLRDTRGFDLRRYQSTPVIDPSAIGMANVVLTNGGRFYVDHAHPEYSSPETTNAFDAMLYDCAGDVILSSACAQVAHFSARNHSVLDNHQPCPALKIYKNNVDGKGASYGAHENYFYRKDIDFDAIARGLIPFFVTRQVIIGAGRVGKGVSGQESGFQISQRADYIEQEISLETTLNRGIINTRDEPHTTADRFGRLHVIIGDANMSQIAIFLKLGMTSLVLDAIEAGVDFSDLQLKDAVAEVKNVSYDLGLKHALALADGRSLTALEILWHYHQRVNPQTQVDRSVHQLWAEVLELLAQGPHKAAHMLDWCAKYSLLESFAQRGVSVHSAKAQLIDLQYSDIDPQKSLYHALVHKGRMQQLVSAQDISAAAWTPPQDTRAYFRGTMADTFGSSILAANWDSLSTRCGNQDVRISFPGLADFTAQKTKHYFDSFGQDQLEQLLQALSEDMPNDALEWL; translated from the coding sequence ATGACTCGTTTCCTTGGAACCGAAACAGAATACGGAATCGTAGCACCGAGTCATGCTGCTTTATCCCCAATAATCACTTCCACGCATCTCGTAGTTGCTTTTGGCATGGCTAAGCGATGCGCCACTGGTGCACGGTGGGACTTTGCTTCTGAGCATCCACTACGAGATACTCGTGGTTTTGATCTACGCAGATACCAGAGCACACCAGTCATTGACCCCAGTGCTATTGGTATGGCAAATGTGGTGCTCACCAATGGCGGCCGATTCTATGTCGATCATGCGCACCCAGAGTATTCCAGCCCCGAGACAACAAATGCTTTCGACGCCATGCTCTACGATTGCGCAGGTGATGTGATTTTATCGAGTGCTTGTGCACAAGTAGCGCATTTTAGTGCACGTAACCATTCCGTCCTCGATAATCATCAGCCATGTCCTGCATTAAAAATCTATAAAAATAATGTGGATGGTAAAGGCGCTAGTTATGGTGCACATGAAAACTATTTTTACCGCAAAGATATTGACTTTGATGCTATTGCCCGAGGGCTCATTCCATTCTTCGTAACGCGCCAAGTAATTATCGGTGCTGGTAGAGTCGGGAAAGGGGTATCTGGGCAGGAGTCTGGATTCCAAATCAGCCAACGAGCTGATTATATTGAACAGGAAATCTCCTTGGAAACCACCCTCAACCGTGGCATTATCAATACTCGCGACGAACCTCACACCACTGCCGATCGTTTTGGTCGCTTGCACGTTATTATTGGCGATGCGAATATGTCTCAAATAGCCATTTTCCTTAAACTCGGCATGACTTCTCTGGTTCTTGACGCTATTGAAGCAGGAGTTGATTTTAGTGACTTGCAGCTCAAAGATGCAGTGGCTGAGGTAAAAAATGTCTCTTATGATCTTGGTCTAAAGCACGCATTAGCACTTGCTGATGGTCGCAGCTTAACTGCATTAGAAATTTTGTGGCACTATCATCAACGAGTAAATCCGCAGACACAGGTTGATAGGAGCGTACATCAATTATGGGCAGAGGTTCTTGAGTTATTAGCCCAAGGACCGCATAAAGCTGCTCATATGTTGGATTGGTGTGCGAAATATAGTTTGCTAGAGTCTTTCGCTCAGCGCGGTGTATCAGTGCACAGTGCAAAAGCACAGCTCATTGACTTGCAATATAGCGATATTGATCCTCAAAAAAGCCTTTATCATGCTTTAGTGCATAAGGGAAGAATGCAACAATTAGTCTCCGCACAAGACATTAGTGCTGCTGCGTGGACCCCGCCACAAGACACCCGTGCTTATTTTCGTGGCACAATGGCAGATACTTTTGGTAGCAGTATCTTGGCAGCAAATTGGGATTCACTTAGTACAAGGTGTGGTAACCAAGATGTGCGTATTTCTTTTCCAGGATTAGCTGATTTTACTGCTCAAAAAACAAAGCACTATTTTGATAGTTTTGGCCAGGATCAGCTCGAACAATTATTACAGGCATTATCGGAAGATATGCCCAATGATGCTCTAGAGTGGTTGTAA